From uncultured Roseateles sp., the proteins below share one genomic window:
- the ptsP gene encoding phosphoenolpyruvate--protein phosphotransferase: MSFQVFGIPVSRGVAIGRAVLVASGRVDVAHYFIEASGVDAEVDRLLHARDVVAHELETLQRELPEDAPQELWALLDVHLMLLRDETLTGATKHWIIERHYNAEWALSAQLEVLARQFDEMEDEYLRERKADLEQVVERVLRALSRDPAAATSSHVAADVTARDFGGEDPLLLVAADIAPADMMQFKRSVFHGFITDIGGKTSHTAIVARSMDIPAVVGAREASRLIRQDDWVIIDGDVGAVIVNPSPIVLEEYRFRQRQSELERARLARLRHTPAVTLDSERVELLANIELPADAPAALVAGATGVGLFRSEFLFMNREGELPGEDEQFEAYRAAVEAMKGMPVTIRTVDVGADKPLDRMSNSELRHEHVLNPALGLRAIRWCLAEPSMFRQQLRAIYRASAYGKVRLLVPMVAHLSELRMIHEALTRVRQQLTDSGHAFSHVEVGVMIEVPAAAMMLPLMLKHVDFISIGTNDLIQYTLAIDRADEAVAHLYDAWHPAVLQLIAQSIAQAHAAGKGVSVCGEMAGDVAFTDLLLAMGLRSFSMHPSQIPAVKQRLLRADASRLASQLPEVLASEDPQQTALALFSSARSPTAASLYKH; encoded by the coding sequence ATGAGCTTTCAGGTCTTCGGTATTCCCGTGTCCAGAGGCGTGGCCATAGGCCGGGCCGTGCTGGTGGCGTCCGGCCGCGTCGATGTGGCGCACTATTTCATCGAGGCCAGCGGTGTTGATGCCGAGGTGGACCGCCTGCTGCATGCGCGTGACGTCGTCGCCCATGAGCTGGAAACCCTGCAGCGCGAGCTGCCCGAAGACGCGCCTCAGGAGCTGTGGGCTCTGCTCGACGTGCACCTGATGCTGCTGCGCGACGAAACGCTGACTGGCGCCACCAAGCACTGGATCATCGAGCGCCACTACAACGCCGAATGGGCGCTATCGGCCCAGCTGGAAGTGCTTGCCCGCCAATTCGACGAGATGGAAGACGAATACCTGCGCGAACGCAAGGCCGATCTGGAGCAAGTCGTCGAGCGGGTGCTGCGGGCGCTGAGCCGGGACCCGGCCGCGGCCACGTCTTCCCATGTGGCGGCCGATGTGACTGCCCGTGACTTCGGCGGCGAGGATCCGCTGCTGCTGGTCGCCGCCGACATTGCCCCGGCCGACATGATGCAGTTCAAGCGCAGTGTGTTCCACGGCTTCATCACCGACATCGGCGGCAAGACCTCGCACACGGCCATCGTCGCGCGCAGCATGGACATCCCGGCCGTGGTCGGCGCGCGCGAGGCCAGCCGGCTGATACGCCAGGACGATTGGGTCATCATTGATGGCGACGTCGGCGCAGTGATCGTCAACCCGTCGCCCATCGTGCTGGAGGAGTACCGCTTCCGCCAGCGCCAGAGCGAATTGGAGCGCGCCCGCCTGGCCCGGCTGCGCCACACGCCGGCGGTGACCCTGGACAGCGAGCGCGTCGAGTTGCTGGCCAATATCGAGCTTCCGGCCGATGCGCCGGCGGCCCTGGTGGCCGGCGCCACCGGCGTCGGGCTGTTCCGCAGCGAGTTCCTGTTCATGAACCGCGAGGGGGAATTGCCCGGCGAGGACGAACAGTTCGAGGCCTATCGCGCGGCCGTCGAGGCGATGAAGGGCATGCCGGTGACGATACGCACGGTGGACGTGGGCGCCGACAAGCCGCTGGACCGCATGTCGAACAGCGAACTGCGCCATGAGCATGTGCTCAACCCGGCGCTGGGCCTGCGCGCCATCCGCTGGTGTCTGGCCGAGCCCAGCATGTTTCGCCAGCAGCTGCGCGCCATCTACCGGGCCAGCGCCTACGGCAAGGTGCGTCTGCTGGTGCCCATGGTGGCCCATCTCAGCGAGCTGCGCATGATTCATGAGGCGCTGACCCGCGTGCGTCAGCAACTTACCGACTCCGGCCATGCCTTCTCCCATGTGGAGGTGGGCGTCATGATCGAGGTGCCCGCCGCTGCGATGATGCTGCCCCTGATGCTCAAGCATGTGGACTTCATCTCCATAGGCACCAACGATCTGATCCAGTACACGCTGGCCATCGACCGGGCCGACGAAGCCGTCGCCCATCTCTATGACGCCTGGCATCCGGCGGTGCTGCAGCTGATTGCCCAGTCCATCGCCCAGGCCCATGCGGCGGGCAAGGGCGTCAGCGTCTGCGGCGAGATGGCCGGCGACGTGGCTTTCACCGACCTGTTGCTGGCCATGGGGCTGCGCAGCTTCTCCATGCACCCCTCGCAGATACCGGCCGTCAAGCAGCGCCTGCTGCGCGCAGACGCTTCCCGCCTGGCCAGCCAGCTGCCCGAGGTGCTTGCCAGCGAGGATCCGCAGCAGACGGCGCTGGCCCTGTTCTCCTCGGCGCGCAGCCCGACGGCGGCATCTCTATATAAGCACTAG
- a CDS encoding MFS transporter: MTAAIERGDQAMGLRSAALLFLSFAFAYFFSALLRAVTATLAPTFSAELELQSADLGLLAGAFFLGFSAMQLPLGSGLDRFGPKRVVLLLLSMAVLGCAAFALSTSFAGLVAARALCGVGVSACLMAPMTAFRRRFDARAQMRATSWMLMTGSLGMVASTLPVQYLLPLVGWRGLFWGLAALLLLAMLAIALIVPRDAPVKPHASEEGGLRAYAAVFRHPSFVRMLPLGLVQYGAMVAVQALWAGPWLTQVCGWTQGEAAQGLFFINLGMLVSFLSWGLVLPRLYAGGWTAQALLKRAMPVSTLVLLLTLLLGEQASAWAWGLFCVSSTVVAVSQPAVGQAFPDRLVGRALSAFNLVIFSGVFLVQWGIGLALDLMRSWGWTVLAAYRGAFALLALASVLSYLWFCWRSDEQKPVPAAPAGATAHN; this comes from the coding sequence ATGACGGCCGCGATCGAGCGCGGGGATCAGGCCATGGGCCTCCGGTCGGCCGCCTTGCTGTTCCTCAGCTTTGCCTTCGCCTATTTCTTCTCGGCCCTGCTGCGTGCGGTGACGGCCACCCTGGCCCCCACCTTCAGCGCCGAGCTGGAGCTGCAATCGGCCGATCTGGGCCTGCTGGCCGGGGCTTTCTTCCTGGGCTTCTCGGCCATGCAGCTGCCGCTGGGCAGCGGCCTGGACCGCTTCGGCCCCAAGCGCGTGGTCCTGCTGCTGCTGAGCATGGCCGTGCTTGGTTGCGCGGCATTTGCGCTGTCCACCAGCTTTGCCGGCCTGGTGGCGGCGCGAGCGCTGTGTGGCGTGGGTGTGTCTGCCTGTTTGATGGCGCCGATGACGGCGTTTCGCCGCCGCTTCGATGCCCGCGCCCAGATGCGTGCCACCTCCTGGATGCTGATGACCGGCTCGCTGGGCATGGTGGCCTCGACGCTGCCTGTGCAGTACCTGCTGCCGCTGGTCGGCTGGCGCGGCCTGTTCTGGGGCCTGGCCGCGCTGCTGTTGCTGGCCATGCTGGCCATCGCGCTGATCGTGCCGCGCGACGCGCCTGTCAAGCCCCATGCCAGCGAGGAGGGGGGGCTGCGAGCCTATGCCGCCGTCTTCCGCCACCCCAGCTTTGTGCGCATGCTGCCGCTGGGCCTGGTGCAATACGGGGCCATGGTGGCCGTGCAGGCGCTGTGGGCCGGCCCCTGGCTGACGCAGGTCTGCGGCTGGACCCAGGGCGAGGCAGCGCAGGGCCTGTTTTTCATCAATCTGGGCATGTTGGTGTCCTTTCTGAGCTGGGGCCTGGTGCTGCCGCGCCTCTATGCCGGCGGCTGGACGGCCCAGGCGCTGCTGAAGCGGGCCATGCCCGTCAGCACCCTGGTGTTGTTGCTGACCCTGCTGCTGGGCGAGCAGGCCAGCGCCTGGGCCTGGGGGCTGTTCTGCGTCAGCAGCACGGTGGTGGCGGTGTCGCAGCCGGCAGTGGGTCAGGCCTTCCCGGATCGGCTGGTCGGGCGCGCGCTATCAGCCTTCAATCTGGTGATCTTCTCCGGCGTGTTCCTGGTGCAGTGGGGCATTGGCCTGGCCCTGGACCTGATGCGCAGCTGGGGCTGGACAGTGCTGGCCGCCTACCGCGGCGCCTTCGCCCTGCTGGCCCTGGCCAGCGTGCTGTCTTATCTGTGGTTTTGCTGGCGCAGCGATGAGCAAAAGCCCGTGCCAGCCGCCCCGGCCGGCGCGACTGCCCATAATTGA
- a CDS encoding TlpA disulfide reductase family protein codes for MKLPRHTVPALLAAILAVGAALAYQSVGSRETAPQVDYVLLDGSKVSSTQWQGKVMLVNFWATSCTTCVHEMPQIIATHEKFKGRAFDTVAVAMSYDPPAFVSNFAESRKLPFGVAIDNTGLIAKSFGKVQLTPTTLLINKRGEIVKRYVGEPDFAALHGLVEKLLAET; via the coding sequence ATGAAACTGCCCCGCCACACCGTTCCCGCCCTGCTTGCCGCCATTCTGGCGGTGGGCGCCGCACTGGCCTACCAGAGCGTCGGCAGCCGCGAAACAGCGCCTCAGGTCGATTACGTGCTGCTCGATGGCAGCAAGGTCAGCAGCACGCAGTGGCAGGGCAAGGTGATGCTGGTCAACTTCTGGGCCACCAGCTGCACCACCTGCGTGCACGAGATGCCGCAAATCATCGCCACCCATGAGAAGTTCAAGGGCCGCGCCTTCGACACCGTGGCCGTGGCCATGAGTTACGACCCGCCCGCCTTCGTCTCCAACTTCGCCGAGAGCCGCAAGCTGCCTTTTGGCGTGGCCATAGACAACACCGGCCTGATCGCCAAGAGCTTCGGCAAGGTGCAACTGACGCCCACCACGCTGCTGATCAACAAGCGCGGCGAGATCGTCAAGCGCTATGTCGGCGAACCCGACTTCGCCGCCCTGCACGGCCTGGTGGAAAAGCTGCTGGCCGAGACCTGA
- a CDS encoding DUF493 family protein has product MDIPPEQSLIEYPSRFPIKVMGANVESFAQVIAELALMFDPEFDAATIERRPSSGGKYMGLTVTITATSREQLDEFYRTLSTHPMVKIVL; this is encoded by the coding sequence ATGGACATTCCTCCCGAGCAATCGCTGATCGAGTACCCGTCGCGCTTTCCCATCAAGGTGATGGGCGCGAATGTGGAGAGCTTTGCCCAGGTCATCGCCGAACTGGCGCTGATGTTCGACCCCGAGTTCGACGCCGCCACGATAGAGCGGCGCCCCAGCTCGGGCGGCAAATACATGGGCCTGACAGTGACCATCACCGCCACCAGCCGCGAACAACTGGACGAGTTCTACCGCACCCTGTCCACCCATCCGATGGTGAAGATCGTGCTGTGA
- a CDS encoding HPr family phosphocarrier protein produces MIKNNLTIINKLGLHARASAKLTKLAGGFKAEIFMTRNGRRVNAKSIMGVMMLAAGMGTQVEIETEGEDEQAAMDALTALINDKFGEGQ; encoded by the coding sequence ATGATCAAAAACAACCTCACCATCATCAACAAGCTGGGCCTGCATGCCCGCGCCTCGGCCAAGCTGACCAAGCTGGCCGGCGGCTTCAAGGCCGAGATCTTCATGACCCGCAACGGCCGCCGCGTCAATGCCAAGAGCATCATGGGGGTGATGATGTTGGCCGCGGGCATGGGCACCCAGGTCGAGATCGAGACCGAGGGCGAGGACGAGCAGGCTGCAATGGACGCGCTGACGGCTCTGATCAACGACAAGTTTGGCGAAGGGCAGTAG
- a CDS encoding CaiB/BaiF CoA-transferase family protein: MALAGVRVLDLSRVLAGPWSTQTLADLGADVIKVERPGAGDDTRGWGPPFMKDDQGQDTAEAAYYLGANRNKRSITIDIASPGGQDLIRKMAAQSDVLVENFKVGDLARYGLDAQSLMALNPRLVVCSITGFGQTGPYKDRAGYDYAVQGMGGLMSVTGERDDLPGGGPQKVGVAVADLFTGLYATVAILAALRHAEATGQGQAIDMALLDTQVAMLANLGSNYLSTGVAPKRVGNAHQNIVPYQVFEVADGHLILAVGNDGQFAKFCEVAACPEFVADPRYASNANRVRNREQLVPQLAAIMKTRPRADWLAALEAAKVPCGAINNLQEVFADPQVQAREMVVAMAHPLTDQLRLVASPMKLSATPVSYRQAPPLLGEHTQAILAEFGISDGEAQQLQQHGVLG; the protein is encoded by the coding sequence ATGGCACTCGCCGGCGTGCGCGTGCTCGATCTCTCCCGCGTGCTGGCAGGCCCCTGGAGCACGCAGACCCTGGCTGATCTGGGCGCCGACGTGATCAAGGTCGAACGCCCCGGCGCCGGCGACGACACCCGCGGCTGGGGCCCTCCGTTCATGAAGGACGACCAGGGCCAGGACACCGCCGAAGCCGCCTACTACCTGGGCGCCAACCGCAACAAGCGCTCCATCACCATAGACATCGCCAGCCCCGGGGGCCAGGACTTGATACGCAAGATGGCGGCGCAGAGCGATGTGCTGGTCGAGAACTTCAAGGTCGGCGACCTGGCCCGCTACGGCCTCGACGCGCAAAGCCTGATGGCGCTGAACCCCAGGCTGGTGGTCTGCTCGATCACCGGCTTCGGCCAGACCGGCCCCTACAAGGACCGCGCCGGCTACGACTATGCGGTGCAGGGCATGGGCGGCCTGATGAGCGTGACCGGCGAGCGCGACGACCTGCCCGGCGGCGGGCCGCAGAAGGTCGGCGTGGCAGTGGCCGATCTGTTCACCGGCCTCTATGCCACGGTGGCGATACTGGCCGCGCTGCGCCATGCCGAGGCCACCGGCCAGGGCCAGGCCATAGACATGGCCCTGCTCGACACCCAGGTGGCGATGCTGGCCAATCTCGGCTCCAACTACCTCAGCACCGGCGTGGCGCCCAAGCGCGTCGGCAATGCGCACCAGAACATCGTGCCCTACCAGGTGTTCGAGGTCGCCGACGGCCATCTGATCCTGGCGGTGGGCAATGACGGCCAGTTCGCCAAGTTCTGCGAGGTCGCCGCCTGCCCCGAGTTCGTCGCCGACCCGCGCTATGCCAGCAATGCCAACCGCGTGCGCAACCGCGAGCAGCTGGTGCCGCAGCTGGCGGCCATCATGAAGACCCGGCCGCGCGCCGACTGGCTGGCCGCGCTCGAAGCCGCCAAGGTGCCCTGCGGCGCCATCAACAATCTGCAGGAGGTGTTTGCCGACCCGCAGGTGCAGGCCCGCGAGATGGTGGTGGCCATGGCCCACCCGCTGACCGACCAGCTGCGCCTGGTCGCCAGCCCGATGAAGCTGTCGGCCACGCCGGTCAGCTACCGGCAGGCGCCACCGCTGCTGGGCGAGCACACCCAGGCCATCCTGGCCGAGTTCGGCATCAGCGACGGCGAGGCCCAGCAGCTGCAGCAGCATGGCGTGCTGGGATGA
- a CDS encoding tetratricopeptide repeat protein, producing the protein MQTTRFYRHLSIVLLLAAGLAHADESPPIDQAIAAYATGDLPAALAGFERLSKQGEPLADYNLAMMHLRAETPKPNVKQALRLLQRAARKHLVAAQLSLGQIYEQGLLGKPDQVLAVRWFTLAATAGNVDAQLALATAHFLGRGAAKDMAKAANWYREAAKGGDVGAQYILASMYEHGDGVDLDLRLARYWYEAAARNGDEAAPAKLKELDARLAETPT; encoded by the coding sequence ATGCAAACGACCCGCTTTTACCGCCATCTGTCCATCGTCCTGCTGCTGGCTGCCGGCCTGGCCCACGCCGACGAGTCGCCACCGATCGACCAGGCCATCGCCGCCTATGCCACCGGCGATCTGCCCGCGGCGCTGGCTGGCTTCGAGCGCCTGTCCAAGCAGGGCGAACCGCTGGCCGACTACAACCTGGCGATGATGCATTTGCGCGCCGAGACGCCCAAGCCCAACGTCAAGCAGGCCCTGCGCCTGCTGCAGCGCGCGGCCCGCAAGCATCTGGTGGCCGCACAGCTCAGCCTGGGGCAGATCTACGAACAGGGCCTGCTGGGCAAGCCCGACCAGGTGCTGGCGGTACGCTGGTTCACGCTGGCGGCCACGGCCGGCAATGTGGACGCTCAGCTGGCGCTGGCCACCGCCCACTTCCTGGGCCGGGGTGCAGCCAAGGACATGGCCAAGGCCGCCAACTGGTACCGCGAGGCGGCCAAGGGGGGCGACGTGGGGGCGCAGTACATCCTGGCCTCGATGTACGAGCATGGCGACGGCGTTGACCTGGACCTGCGTCTGGCGCGCTACTGGTACGAGGCCGCCGCCCGCAACGGCGACGAGGCCGCACCAGCCAAGCTGAAGGAACTGGACGCCAGGCTGGCAGAAACGCCGACCTGA
- a CDS encoding PTS fructose transporter subunit IIA produces the protein MTGILLIAHAPLASALQAVARHTFPDCARQLEALDVTPEMSAEEVLAAARPLLARIAQPEALILTDVAGATPSNAALRLADEVHVRQVAGVNVPMLWRSLCYASEPLDQLIQRALDGGKKGIVTVSNPDIASEPPAS, from the coding sequence ATGACTGGAATCCTGCTTATCGCCCACGCACCGCTGGCTTCGGCCCTCCAGGCGGTGGCGCGCCACACCTTCCCCGACTGCGCCCGCCAGCTCGAGGCGCTGGACGTGACACCGGAGATGTCGGCCGAAGAAGTGCTGGCCGCAGCCCGCCCGCTGCTGGCACGCATCGCCCAGCCCGAGGCCCTGATACTGACCGACGTGGCTGGCGCCACGCCCAGCAATGCGGCGCTACGCCTGGCCGATGAGGTCCATGTGCGGCAGGTGGCCGGCGTCAATGTACCGATGCTGTGGCGTTCGCTGTGCTACGCCAGTGAGCCGCTGGATCAATTGATCCAGCGCGCCCTCGACGGCGGCAAGAAGGGCATAGTCACCGTCTCGAACCCCGATATCGCATCAGAGCCCCCTGCTTCATGA
- a CDS encoding GNAT family N-acyltransferase has protein sequence MRDLPLPTLPYTDLRPTGARRSLLTPSAPARLDVAWARTDDEVRQAQRLRYEVFVTEMGARLSTPRGAPAGHDIDVFDPYCEHLLVRAVIAGEQPGPVIGTYRVLTPAAAIRAGGLYSETEFDLTRLRSLRSRMVELGRSCVHPDYRSGGAIMALWGALAEFMLRNELDTMIGCASVSMCDGGHFAASLWHQLQKTHLAAIEWQVRPRLPLPVDELRTDLAVEAPPLIKGYLRCGARILGRPAWDPDFNTADLPMMMRIADLPARYRKHFLEK, from the coding sequence ATGCGTGATCTTCCCCTGCCCACCCTGCCCTATACCGACCTGCGCCCCACGGGAGCGCGCAGGTCCCTGCTGACGCCATCCGCCCCTGCCCGCCTCGACGTGGCCTGGGCCCGCACCGATGACGAGGTGCGCCAGGCCCAGCGCCTGCGCTACGAGGTGTTCGTCACCGAAATGGGCGCCCGCCTGAGCACGCCTCGCGGCGCGCCGGCCGGCCATGACATCGATGTGTTCGACCCCTATTGCGAGCACTTGCTGGTGCGCGCCGTCATAGCCGGCGAACAGCCCGGCCCGGTGATAGGCACCTACCGCGTGCTGACGCCGGCGGCAGCGATTCGCGCCGGCGGCCTGTACAGCGAGACCGAGTTCGACCTGACCCGGCTGCGCAGCCTGCGCTCGCGCATGGTCGAGCTGGGCCGCTCCTGCGTGCATCCGGACTATCGCTCGGGCGGTGCCATCATGGCCCTGTGGGGCGCGCTGGCCGAATTCATGCTGCGCAACGAGCTGGACACGATGATTGGCTGCGCCAGCGTCAGCATGTGCGATGGCGGCCATTTCGCGGCCAGCCTCTGGCACCAGCTGCAGAAGACGCATCTGGCAGCGATCGAATGGCAGGTGCGCCCGCGCCTGCCGCTGCCGGTGGACGAACTGCGCACCGATCTGGCCGTCGAGGCCCCGCCGCTGATCAAGGGCTATCTGCGCTGCGGCGCCCGCATCCTGGGCCGCCCGGCCTGGGATCCGGACTTCAACACCGCCGACCTGCCGATGATGATGCGCATCGCCGACCTGCCCGCGCGCTACCGCAAGCACTTCCTCGAGAAATAA
- the lipA gene encoding lipoyl synthase, producing the protein MTSENITFESQSAADYDATAKQKSQAKTARIPIKIVPAETLKKPDWIRVKAGSPSTRFYEIKKILREHKLHTVCEEASCPNIGECFGGGTATFMIMGDKCTRRCPFCDVGHGRPDPLDVNEPENLAKTIAALKLKYVVITSVDRDDLRDGGAGHFAECIRKVRELSPSTQIEVLVPDFRGRMDRALDILKAAPPDVMNHNLETAPRLYKEARPGSDYQFSLDLLKRFKEAVPGVPTKSGIMVGLGETDEEILQVMRDMRAHGIDMLTIGQYLAPSGHHLPVRRYVHPDVFKMFEEEAYKMGFSHAAVGALVRSSYHADQQAHDTLKAGAGAI; encoded by the coding sequence ATGACAAGCGAAAACATCACCTTTGAGTCCCAATCCGCTGCGGACTATGACGCCACGGCCAAGCAGAAGTCGCAGGCCAAGACGGCGCGCATACCGATCAAGATCGTGCCGGCCGAGACTTTGAAGAAGCCCGACTGGATACGCGTCAAGGCCGGCTCGCCGAGCACCCGCTTCTACGAGATCAAGAAGATACTGCGCGAGCACAAGCTGCACACGGTCTGCGAAGAGGCCTCCTGCCCGAATATCGGCGAATGCTTCGGTGGCGGCACGGCCACCTTCATGATCATGGGTGACAAGTGCACGCGGCGCTGCCCCTTCTGCGACGTCGGCCATGGCCGGCCCGACCCGCTGGACGTCAACGAGCCCGAGAACCTGGCCAAGACGATTGCCGCGCTGAAGCTGAAATACGTGGTCATCACCAGCGTTGATCGCGACGATTTGCGCGACGGCGGCGCCGGCCACTTTGCCGAATGCATACGCAAGGTCCGCGAGCTGAGCCCCAGCACCCAGATCGAGGTGCTGGTGCCTGACTTCCGCGGCCGCATGGACCGCGCGCTGGACATCCTCAAGGCCGCCCCGCCCGATGTCATGAACCACAACCTGGAAACCGCGCCGCGCCTGTACAAGGAAGCGCGTCCGGGCTCGGACTACCAGTTCAGCCTGGATCTGCTGAAGCGCTTCAAGGAGGCCGTGCCCGGCGTGCCGACCAAGAGCGGCATCATGGTCGGCCTCGGCGAGACCGACGAAGAGATCCTGCAGGTGATGCGCGATATGCGCGCCCACGGCATCGACATGCTGACCATAGGCCAGTACCTGGCGCCCTCGGGCCACCATCTGCCGGTGCGCCGCTATGTGCACCCGGACGTGTTCAAGATGTTCGAGGAAGAGGCCTACAAGATGGGCTTCAGCCACGCGGCCGTCGGCGCGCTGGTGCGTTCCAGCTACCACGCCGACCAGCAGGCCCACGACACGCTGAAGGCCGGTGCGGGCGCAATCTGA
- a CDS encoding PEP-CTERM sorting domain-containing protein, whose amino-acid sequence MSAKHPEWRFGLRPLIAAAVLLCAAPARAGDIAYIDMFRNVGFMQTGNGEVLTDNGSFLSTSINTLGGDSYASASLVFPGPASPLDLPMQSSTRFGYQTGAYATKADMEAAFPQGHYEYSLQPAGAAVAASFELGDDHYAQSRPFLDGSSYTDLQGLNAAAPVTLHFSAFATNGGASNSFVFFTLYDYTLGQFVFNDGFLPATTATELLPAGTLQPGHSFAYELIFSSRQMLPGDGTEQGAQVGFELRTSGLFSTAAVPEPQAAWLLLAGLGLVASVVRRRRQA is encoded by the coding sequence ATGAGCGCAAAGCATCCCGAGTGGCGTTTCGGTCTCAGGCCCCTGATTGCGGCGGCAGTGCTGCTCTGCGCTGCTCCGGCGCGGGCCGGCGACATCGCCTACATCGATATGTTCCGCAATGTCGGCTTCATGCAGACCGGCAATGGCGAGGTGCTGACCGACAACGGCAGCTTCCTGTCCACCAGCATCAACACCCTGGGCGGTGACAGCTACGCCAGTGCCTCGCTGGTCTTCCCGGGCCCGGCATCACCGCTGGATCTGCCGATGCAGTCGAGCACCCGGTTCGGCTACCAGACCGGCGCGTATGCGACCAAGGCCGACATGGAGGCCGCCTTTCCCCAGGGCCATTACGAATACAGCCTGCAACCCGCCGGTGCTGCCGTGGCCGCCAGCTTTGAGCTGGGCGATGACCACTATGCGCAGTCGCGCCCCTTCCTGGACGGCTCCAGCTACACCGATCTGCAGGGACTGAATGCCGCCGCGCCGGTGACCTTGCATTTCAGTGCCTTTGCCACCAACGGCGGCGCCAGCAATTCCTTTGTATTCTTCACTCTCTACGACTACACGCTGGGGCAGTTCGTCTTCAATGACGGCTTCCTGCCGGCCACGACCGCCACCGAGCTGCTGCCGGCCGGCACGCTGCAGCCAGGCCACAGCTTCGCCTACGAACTGATCTTCTCCAGCCGCCAGATGCTGCCCGGTGATGGCACCGAGCAGGGCGCACAGGTCGGTTTCGAGTTGCGCACCAGCGGGCTGTTCAGCACGGCAGCGGTGCCGGAGCCGCAAGCGGCATGGCTGTTGCTCGCCGGGCTGGGCCTGGTCGCCTCGGTGGTAAGGCGTCGCCGCCAGGCCTGA
- the lipB gene encoding lipoyl(octanoyl) transferase LipB has protein sequence MLIKTLGSADYAATFDAMRAFTDARGPDTEDELWLAEHPPVYTQGLAGKADHVLNPSGIPVVQSNRGGQVTYHGPGQVVAYPLVDLSRLGIYVREYVYRLETAVIQTLDGFGITGHRVAGAPGIYVKLDDPGGHAALTGPADPRDLFRGLGKIAALGIKVSRHCAYHGVALNVAMDLQPFSNINPCGYAGLATVDLATLGVSTDWATAAQRFGERLHAQLNR, from the coding sequence ATGTTGATCAAGACCCTGGGCTCTGCCGACTACGCGGCCACCTTCGACGCGATGCGCGCCTTCACCGACGCGCGCGGTCCCGACACCGAAGACGAACTCTGGCTGGCCGAGCATCCGCCCGTCTACACCCAGGGCCTGGCCGGCAAGGCCGACCATGTGCTGAATCCGTCCGGCATTCCGGTGGTGCAAAGCAATCGCGGCGGCCAGGTCACCTACCACGGGCCCGGTCAGGTGGTGGCCTATCCGCTGGTCGACCTGTCGCGCCTGGGCATCTATGTGCGCGAGTACGTCTACCGTCTCGAAACGGCGGTGATACAAACGCTCGACGGCTTCGGCATCACCGGTCACCGCGTCGCTGGCGCGCCGGGCATCTACGTCAAGCTCGATGACCCCGGCGGCCACGCGGCGCTGACCGGCCCGGCGGACCCGCGTGACCTCTTCCGCGGTCTGGGCAAGATCGCCGCTTTAGGCATCAAGGTCAGCCGGCACTGTGCGTACCACGGCGTGGCGCTGAATGTGGCGATGGATCTGCAACCCTTTTCCAACATCAACCCTTGCGGCTATGCAGGGTTGGCAACGGTGGACCTCGCTACACTCGGGGTTTCCACGGACTGGGCCACGGCGGCCCAGCGTTTCGGCGAGCGGCTTCACGCGCAGCTGAATCGCTAA